One genomic region from Mesorhizobium terrae encodes:
- a CDS encoding carbohydrate ABC transporter permease — translation MARLRKFLPHLVLALGAFVMLLPFYWMFLTSIRSSAEIFDVSLWPIPKQFEAVANYTRATSQQPMARFMLNGVIVCLGILIVQVLTAVPAAYALAKLRFPGRRLLLLAVIGALCVPIQALALPLFVGLAKAQLLNTYFAMMMPFFLSVFAIFLFHQSFRSYPDEIIEAARLDGYSEMEICWGLVLRGSLPSLAAFAVFSVVAHWNDLYWPMIVVTETNLALPPLGMLFFADVESGADYGALMAGAAIITAPMVLCFLLARRHFIAGITMTGVK, via the coding sequence ATGGCGAGACTACGCAAATTCCTGCCACATCTCGTGCTGGCGCTCGGCGCCTTCGTGATGCTCTTGCCCTTCTACTGGATGTTCCTGACGTCCATCCGCTCGTCGGCCGAGATCTTCGACGTCTCGCTCTGGCCGATTCCGAAACAGTTCGAAGCGGTCGCCAATTACACGCGCGCGACCTCGCAGCAGCCGATGGCGCGCTTCATGCTGAATGGCGTGATCGTGTGCCTGGGCATTCTGATCGTACAGGTGCTGACGGCCGTGCCGGCCGCCTACGCACTCGCCAAGCTGAGGTTTCCGGGACGGCGACTGCTTCTGCTGGCAGTCATCGGCGCGCTTTGCGTGCCCATTCAGGCACTGGCGCTACCGCTCTTTGTCGGGCTCGCCAAGGCGCAGCTGCTCAACACCTATTTCGCGATGATGATGCCGTTCTTCCTGTCGGTCTTCGCCATCTTCCTGTTTCACCAGTCATTCCGCAGTTATCCCGACGAAATCATCGAGGCGGCCCGGCTCGACGGCTATTCCGAAATGGAAATCTGCTGGGGGCTGGTGCTGCGCGGCTCACTGCCGTCGCTTGCTGCTTTCGCGGTCTTCTCCGTCGTGGCGCACTGGAACGACCTCTACTGGCCGATGATCGTTGTCACCGAGACCAATCTCGCACTGCCGCCGCTCGGTATGCTGTTCTTCGCCGATGTCGAATCCGGTGCGGACTATGGCGCGCTGATGGCGGGTGCGGCGATCATCACGGCGCCCATGGTTCTGTGCTTCCTGCTGGCACGCCGACATTTCATCGCCGGGATCACCATGACAGGCGTCAAATGA
- a CDS encoding ABC transporter substrate-binding protein, whose translation MKITRRSALGGLALGLAVVSLPGIAFAAEEVTLNVLYNLPGFTKFHQPLAETFMKNHPNIKINFLAPAPGYNEGQQQVLRSAVTGNLPDVYFSGYNLTAELVNTLAPRNQITDLKPYIDAEGGQAFLDRNFSPKLAALGRVNGIQYGLPVNASSPIMYINADLVKKAGGDPDSMPKTFPELIELAKKIHALDPKVSGMGYDINGWPDDWLWQAAIYQQGGKLVDETTKKVAFDNEIGLNALKLFRQFVTDGGQNLLDWDQSRQQFGAGLTGFIFSTPAHVQTIEGLVGERFPLKTTTFPLDNPQNGGVPTGGNSAVILTQDKARQDAAWEYVKFVTGPEAQNVIVRITGYLPTNKLATGSDYLEPYYAAHPNVKTASLQADRSLPWAGYPGGDSVRIWRTQRDIIGAVMRGEVTPEAGLKQIVDQTNALMH comes from the coding sequence ATGAAGATTACACGCCGCAGCGCATTGGGCGGCCTCGCCCTCGGACTGGCTGTCGTCTCGCTTCCTGGCATCGCCTTCGCGGCGGAAGAGGTGACGCTGAACGTTCTCTACAACCTGCCGGGCTTCACCAAGTTTCACCAGCCGCTGGCCGAAACCTTCATGAAGAACCACCCGAACATCAAGATCAACTTCCTCGCTCCGGCTCCCGGCTACAACGAAGGCCAGCAGCAGGTGCTGCGCTCGGCGGTGACGGGCAACCTGCCCGACGTCTATTTTTCCGGCTACAACCTGACCGCCGAACTGGTGAACACGCTTGCCCCGCGCAACCAGATCACCGACCTGAAGCCCTATATCGACGCAGAGGGCGGGCAGGCATTCCTCGACAGGAATTTCAGCCCGAAGCTGGCAGCGCTCGGTCGGGTCAATGGCATTCAGTACGGACTGCCTGTCAATGCCTCCTCGCCGATCATGTACATCAATGCCGATCTGGTGAAGAAGGCTGGTGGCGACCCTGACAGCATGCCCAAGACCTTCCCCGAACTGATCGAGCTGGCAAAGAAGATCCACGCACTCGACCCCAAGGTTTCGGGCATGGGTTACGACATCAATGGCTGGCCGGATGACTGGTTGTGGCAGGCGGCGATTTACCAGCAGGGCGGCAAGCTGGTGGACGAGACGACAAAGAAGGTCGCCTTCGACAACGAGATCGGCCTCAACGCGCTCAAGCTGTTCCGCCAGTTCGTGACTGATGGCGGTCAGAACCTGCTCGACTGGGACCAGTCACGCCAGCAATTCGGTGCAGGCCTCACCGGCTTCATCTTCTCGACGCCGGCCCACGTTCAGACGATCGAAGGTCTTGTCGGCGAGCGCTTCCCCCTGAAGACGACAACCTTCCCGCTCGATAACCCGCAGAACGGCGGCGTGCCGACCGGAGGCAATTCGGCGGTCATCCTGACGCAGGACAAGGCGCGGCAGGATGCAGCCTGGGAATATGTGAAGTTCGTCACCGGCCCAGAGGCGCAGAACGTCATCGTGCGCATCACCGGTTATCTGCCGACCAACAAGCTCGCTACCGGGTCTGACTATCTCGAGCCCTATTATGCCGCGCATCCGAATGTGAAGACGGCTTCGCTTCAGGCCGACCGCTCGCTGCCCTGGGCCGGTTATCCAGGCGGGGACTCGGTCCGCATCTGGCGCACCCAGCGCGACATCATCGGCGCCGTCATGCGCGGCGAGGTGACGCCGGAAGCCGGCCTGAAGCAGATTGTCGATCAGACCAACGCACTGATGCACTGA
- a CDS encoding phosphodiesterase, with the protein MKIIHLTDAHLMPSGVIVHGVDPEQQLRIAVADIVVKHTDADLLVITGDLCNFGDPEAYALLRDILAAVPFEVRLLLGNHDARAAFIEAFPQHPRDDHGFVQSWLDTDHGRLLFLDSHEPGLIGGRYDEMRLAWLHGALGSAGDKPVTVFIHHPPFDCGIAHFNHIGLHDGGALMERFAAHASGVRHIVFGHIHVPMMGTTATGISYSSGQSCSHRFITDIGTPNPWWTKGYPCYRIIMLDDHGLRSYSVEVGEEPTERTQPCAGP; encoded by the coding sequence ATGAAAATCATCCACCTGACCGACGCGCATCTGATGCCATCGGGCGTCATCGTCCATGGCGTCGACCCTGAACAGCAATTGCGCATAGCGGTGGCCGACATTGTCGTCAAACATACCGATGCCGACCTCTTGGTCATCACCGGCGACCTCTGCAATTTCGGCGACCCGGAAGCCTATGCGCTGCTGCGCGATATTCTTGCCGCGGTGCCCTTCGAGGTTCGCTTGCTGCTCGGCAATCATGACGCGCGCGCCGCCTTCATCGAGGCCTTCCCGCAGCATCCGCGCGACGACCATGGCTTCGTTCAATCCTGGCTCGACACCGATCACGGGCGACTGCTGTTTCTCGACAGCCATGAGCCCGGCTTGATCGGCGGGCGTTATGACGAGATGCGTCTCGCCTGGCTGCACGGAGCGCTTGGCAGCGCAGGCGACAAACCGGTGACGGTCTTCATCCACCATCCGCCGTTCGATTGCGGCATCGCCCATTTCAACCATATCGGGCTGCATGACGGCGGCGCGCTGATGGAGAGGTTCGCCGCACATGCGTCGGGTGTGCGCCACATTGTCTTCGGGCATATCCACGTGCCGATGATGGGGACGACCGCCACAGGCATTTCCTACAGTTCCGGCCAGTCGTGCTCGCATCGCTTCATCACGGATATCGGGACGCCCAATCCATGGTGGACGAAAGGATATCCCTGCTATCGGATCATCATGCTCGATGACCACGGCTTGCGGTCCTATAGCGTGGAGGTCGGCGAAGAGCCTACCGAACGAACACAACCCTGCGCCGGACCTTGA
- a CDS encoding DUF2335 domain-containing protein, with protein MSKKPASSPPAGSEEKQPNLPATIKEEIDREIGSLVPQGQRTEIIMRLARVMTSELFAGPIAHPRHLREYEAILPGSAERIVSMAEKAQSHNQAMESAIVKGSIRTSHYSMYLGFAALVLLILTAVYAGMHGNNVLAGLLLGTGVLGGAATLIRGRANNGNGNSAGKPEKG; from the coding sequence TTGAGCAAAAAACCGGCAAGCAGCCCCCCCGCAGGCAGCGAAGAAAAGCAGCCTAATCTTCCTGCGACAATCAAAGAAGAAATAGATCGCGAGATCGGCTCGCTGGTCCCTCAAGGCCAGCGAACCGAAATAATTATGCGCCTCGCACGCGTGATGACCAGTGAATTATTTGCTGGTCCGATAGCGCATCCGAGACATTTGCGTGAGTATGAAGCGATACTTCCGGGCTCGGCGGAACGTATCGTCTCGATGGCTGAGAAAGCTCAGTCACACAATCAAGCCATGGAATCGGCGATTGTGAAAGGTTCGATCCGGACCAGCCATTATTCCATGTATCTCGGATTCGCGGCGCTAGTGCTTCTTATCTTGACAGCGGTGTATGCGGGCATGCACGGCAACAATGTACTCGCAGGACTTTTGCTGGGGACCGGCGTACTTGGCGGAGCTGCGACATTGATCCGAGGTAGGGCGAACAACGGCAATGGAAATAGCGCCGGAAAACCAGAAAAAGGCTAA
- a CDS encoding LuxR family transcriptional regulator, with translation MEDEFAAALEACATIDAVKALFKRRIAAHGYTASACGAFLPADKGPEPHFFFQDWPPDWLELYVNRNFVAADYGVAEARRRIAPFTWREAKAERTLSRAEQDIWDTVVEWGWTDGLSVPIHGPGGYFAIVTMAGKEQPMPPALRGKLQQLAFLTHERCRALTGLAPVTDPQATLTHRELECLRWVAAGKTDLQIARLLGVSQTTARTHIDQARRKLGARTRSQAVARLVLSGLS, from the coding sequence ATGGAGGATGAGTTTGCCGCCGCGCTTGAGGCGTGCGCGACGATCGATGCGGTCAAAGCCTTGTTTAAGCGGCGCATCGCAGCCCACGGCTATACCGCCAGCGCATGCGGCGCTTTCCTCCCGGCCGACAAGGGCCCGGAGCCGCATTTCTTCTTCCAGGACTGGCCGCCGGACTGGCTCGAACTCTATGTCAACCGCAATTTCGTCGCCGCCGACTATGGGGTCGCCGAGGCGCGACGGCGCATCGCGCCATTCACCTGGCGGGAAGCGAAAGCCGAGCGCACCCTGTCGCGCGCCGAACAGGACATTTGGGATACGGTCGTCGAATGGGGCTGGACGGACGGGCTGTCGGTGCCGATCCACGGCCCGGGCGGTTATTTCGCGATCGTCACCATGGCTGGCAAGGAGCAACCCATGCCGCCCGCGCTGCGCGGCAAACTGCAACAGCTTGCTTTCCTGACGCATGAACGCTGCCGCGCTTTGACTGGTCTTGCGCCAGTGACCGATCCGCAGGCGACGCTCACCCATCGGGAGCTGGAATGCCTGCGCTGGGTGGCGGCCGGCAAAACGGATTTGCAGATCGCCCGCCTGCTCGGCGTATCGCAGACCACAGCGAGGACTCATATCGATCAGGCCCGCCGCAAGCTGGGCGCTAGGACGCGCTCGCAGGCGGTCGCGCGCCTGGTGCTAAGCGGACTGTCGTAA
- a CDS encoding conjugal transfer protein TraD, which produces MLASAERATILGGLLWMADKLQSDVGKRSRALRPAKGKQAFWND; this is translated from the coding sequence ATCCTTGCTAGCGCTGAGCGCGCCACCATCCTCGGCGGATTGCTCTGGATGGCCGACAAGCTCCAAAGCGATGTGGGCAAACGGTCGCGGGCGCTCCGGCCCGCGAAGGGGAAGCAGGCGTTCTGGAATGATTGA
- a CDS encoding autotransporter outer membrane beta-barrel domain-containing protein: MKVPADISFETIRRLLVATIERGRLLSITLLNGIFRCAPSTLFRRGFLISTALCGAALGADPARAANFTITNTNDSGAGSLRQAIIDSNATPGSNTIVLQAGLIGNIALASPLPAIVVPVSINLKNSALDGIAIGGNFGLSVATTGAVTLSNVIGDYLGNTTVTSGTVNFGGLVSGDPLVAPRSLLVTNPGTTVNIAAGGASVANLSGAGTIVNHANPSTSFTLFGGDSAPRTFAGTISGSGNFVMFGGGQNLTLSGATTYTGGTFLLGASGGPSFTLMLQTGAANVLSPNSRFTLNGDTTLKLNGFNQTIASLDSFTSFAFLPGALPTIDLGAGTLTIGGDNQNGTYFGSIIGTGGLTKTGSGTLTLQTSGSGFSSTINYSGATLVSAGVLQAANANAFSANSAHTVNGAATLDLNNFNQAIGSLAGAGNVTLGAGTLTTGADNASTTLSGTIGGSGSMTKVGTGVFRLTGTNLYTGATTINAGTLVVDGSIATSALTTVSSGGILAGSGTVGSTTVNAGGTIAPGNSIGTLNVTGNVTFAPGSIYEVEANAAGQADKILATGTAMIQGGTVKVLASAGNYAPATTYTILTATGGRNGNFAGATSNFAFLTPVLTYDPSNVYLTLNRNSTDFATIGGTRNQRAAGGGVESLGWGHPIYAAVLQLDAPTARRAFDAVSGEIYASAKTALIEDSRFVRDAATDRIRSAFADVAASSLPVMAYGPGGPQAVAPTGDRLAVWGQGFGSWGHTSSDGNAARLERSTGGFLIGADTPVFETWRLGLIAGYSRTSFNVRDRQSSGSSDNYHLGLYGGTQWGALGLRTGLTYTWHDISTSRSAIFPGFADSLKGKYDAGTFQAFGDLGYRIDTPVASFEPFANLAYVNLNNGGFAEQGGVAGLRANGQTMDTTFTTLGLRASTGFALADINLTARGSLGWRHAFGDTTPLSMQAFSAGNPFTVAGVPIARDAAIIETGLDLNLTPAATLGISYSGQFAPSASDQSVRANLSVRF; this comes from the coding sequence ATGAAGGTTCCAGCAGATATTTCTTTCGAGACAATCCGACGGTTATTGGTCGCGACCATTGAGCGCGGGCGGCTGCTCTCGATCACCCTTCTGAACGGCATTTTTCGCTGTGCGCCGAGCACTTTGTTCCGTCGAGGCTTTTTGATCAGTACCGCACTATGCGGCGCGGCTTTGGGCGCGGACCCTGCGCGAGCAGCGAATTTTACGATCACGAACACAAACGACTCTGGCGCCGGATCGCTGCGTCAGGCGATCATCGACAGCAATGCAACGCCCGGCAGCAATACCATTGTGCTTCAGGCGGGTCTGATCGGGAATATTGCGCTCGCAAGCCCCCTGCCTGCGATCGTCGTTCCAGTCTCCATCAATCTGAAGAACAGCGCTCTCGACGGGATTGCGATTGGCGGAAATTTCGGTCTCAGTGTCGCAACGACAGGCGCCGTCACGCTCAGCAACGTTATAGGAGACTATCTCGGCAATACGACCGTTACGTCAGGGACAGTGAATTTCGGCGGGCTCGTTTCGGGCGATCCCTTGGTTGCGCCAAGGTCGTTGCTAGTGACCAATCCTGGCACCACCGTCAACATTGCGGCTGGAGGCGCGAGCGTCGCGAATCTGTCGGGTGCGGGTACTATCGTGAACCATGCTAATCCGTCCACGTCTTTTACTCTCTTTGGCGGCGATAGCGCGCCGCGAACGTTCGCCGGCACGATCTCAGGGTCGGGCAACTTTGTAATGTTCGGTGGAGGCCAAAATCTAACACTCAGCGGGGCGACGACGTATACGGGGGGTACCTTCTTACTTGGGGCATCAGGGGGGCCCTCATTCACGCTCATGCTGCAGACGGGCGCCGCCAACGTGCTGTCGCCTAATTCGCGCTTTACACTGAATGGAGACACCACGTTGAAGCTCAACGGCTTCAACCAGACGATCGCCTCGCTCGACAGTTTCACGTCCTTCGCATTCCTCCCTGGGGCGCTTCCGACCATAGATCTCGGCGCAGGTACGCTCACGATCGGCGGCGATAACCAGAATGGCACTTATTTCGGTTCGATCATCGGGACCGGCGGACTGACCAAGACCGGGAGCGGGACTCTGACGCTACAAACCTCAGGGAGTGGTTTCAGTTCCACGATCAACTATAGTGGCGCGACGCTGGTTTCCGCCGGCGTGTTGCAGGCCGCGAATGCGAACGCCTTCTCGGCTAATTCTGCCCATACGGTGAATGGCGCTGCAACGCTCGATCTCAATAATTTCAACCAGGCCATCGGTTCGCTCGCTGGCGCCGGCAATGTCACGTTAGGCGCCGGCACTCTGACGACAGGAGCCGATAACGCCTCGACCACGTTATCGGGTACCATCGGCGGCTCCGGCAGCATGACCAAGGTGGGGACGGGCGTTTTCCGTCTGACCGGGACCAATCTTTACACTGGCGCTACGACGATCAACGCTGGCACTCTCGTGGTCGATGGCTCCATCGCCACTTCGGCGCTGACCACGGTCAGTTCGGGCGGCATACTTGCCGGTAGCGGCACCGTCGGCTCGACCACGGTGAACGCCGGCGGTACGATCGCGCCGGGCAACTCGATTGGCACACTCAACGTCACCGGGAATGTCACATTCGCGCCTGGCTCGATTTACGAGGTTGAAGCCAACGCAGCAGGTCAAGCGGACAAGATCCTCGCCACGGGCACAGCAATGATCCAGGGCGGGACAGTCAAGGTGCTGGCCAGCGCCGGAAACTATGCGCCGGCGACCACCTACACCATCCTCACCGCCACTGGTGGGCGCAATGGCAACTTTGCCGGCGCCACCTCGAACTTCGCCTTCCTGACGCCGGTCCTCACTTACGATCCGAGCAATGTTTATCTGACGTTGAACCGCAACAGCACCGACTTCGCCACGATCGGCGGCACGCGCAATCAGCGTGCCGCGGGCGGTGGGGTAGAATCGCTGGGTTGGGGCCATCCGATCTATGCGGCCGTCCTGCAACTCGACGCGCCTACCGCCCGCCGCGCCTTCGATGCGGTTTCGGGCGAGATCTATGCCAGCGCCAAGACGGCGCTGATCGAGGACAGCCGCTTCGTGCGTGATGCCGCGACCGACCGCATCCGCTCGGCCTTCGCGGATGTTGCCGCATCCTCTCTACCGGTGATGGCCTATGGTCCCGGCGGCCCACAGGCTGTCGCCCCCACCGGCGACCGCCTGGCCGTCTGGGGCCAGGGCTTTGGCTCCTGGGGCCACACCAGCAGCGACGGCAATGCCGCACGCCTCGAGCGCTCGACCGGCGGTTTCCTGATCGGCGCCGACACACCGGTGTTCGAGACCTGGCGGCTCGGCCTCATCGCCGGCTATAGCCGCACCAGCTTCAATGTTCGGGACCGCCAGTCTTCCGGATCGAGCGACAACTATCACCTTGGCCTTTATGGCGGCACGCAATGGGGGGCTCTTGGTTTGCGCACCGGCCTTACCTACACATGGCACGATATCTCGACCAGCCGCTCCGCCATCTTCCCCGGCTTCGCGGATAGCCTGAAGGGCAAATACGATGCCGGCACCTTCCAGGCCTTCGGCGATCTCGGCTACCGCATCGACACGCCTGTCGCTTCGTTCGAACCCTTCGCTAATCTGGCTTATGTAAACCTCAACAACGGCGGCTTTGCCGAACAGGGCGGCGTGGCGGGGCTCCGCGCCAACGGCCAGACCATGGATACGACGTTCACCACGCTTGGCCTCAGGGCCTCGACTGGCTTTGCTCTCGCCGACATCAACCTGACCGCGCGCGGCTCGCTCGGCTGGCGGCACGCCTTCGGCGACACCACGCCTCTGTCAATGCAAGCCTTCTCCGCTGGCAACCCCTTCACGGTCGCCGGTGTGCCGATCGCAAGAGATGCCGCAATCATCGAGACTGGGCTTGATCTCAACCTTACACCCGCCGCGACCCTCGGCATATCCTACAGCGGCCAGTTCGCCCCCAGCGCCAGTGATCAATCGGTTCGCGCCAATCTCAGCGTGAGGTTCTGA
- a CDS encoding LuxR family transcriptional regulator, with amino-acid sequence MDDEFAGALAACATIDAVKALFKQRIAVHGYTASACGAFLPTDMGPETHFFFQDWPPDWIELYVRRNFLAADYTVAEARRRIAPFTWLEAKAVRTLSRAEQDIWDTAGEWGWTDGLSVPIHGPGGYFGLVAMAGKERPMPPALRGELHQLAFLTHERCRALTRLAPVINPRAALTHRELECIRWVAAGKTDWEIADLLGVSQTTVRTHIDQARRKFGARTRAQTVARLVLEGLS; translated from the coding sequence ATGGACGATGAATTCGCCGGCGCGCTTGCGGCCTGCGCGACGATCGATGCGGTCAAGGCGTTGTTCAAGCAGCGGATCGCTGTCCATGGCTATACTGCCAGCGCTTGCGGCGCCTTCCTGCCGACTGATATGGGACCGGAGACGCATTTCTTCTTCCAGGACTGGCCGCCTGACTGGATCGAGCTCTATGTTAGGCGCAATTTCCTCGCCGCCGATTACACCGTAGCCGAAGCCAGACGGCGCATCGCGCCCTTTACCTGGCTAGAGGCGAAGGCCGTGCGCACCTTGTCGCGCGCCGAACAGGATATTTGGGACACCGCTGGCGAATGGGGCTGGACGGACGGGCTGTCGGTTCCGATCCACGGACCGGGCGGCTATTTCGGGCTCGTCGCCATGGCGGGCAAGGAGCGACCCATGCCGCCCGCCCTGCGCGGCGAATTGCACCAGCTTGCCTTCCTCACGCATGAGCGATGCCGCGCCTTGACCAGACTAGCGCCGGTCATCAATCCGCGGGCTGCGCTCACCCATCGCGAATTGGAATGCATCCGATGGGTGGCGGCTGGAAAGACCGATTGGGAGATCGCCGATCTGCTCGGCGTGTCCCAGACCACGGTGAGGACCCATATCGATCAGGCCCGCCGTAAGTTCGGCGCCAGGACGCGCGCGCAGACCGTCGCTCGTCTGGTGCTGGAGGGACTTTCGTAA
- a CDS encoding ParB/RepB/Spo0J family partition protein translates to MTTNANTAPVIDNGATVFIPLNKLKKHPKNARKTPHSEASIEAKAASIAAKGILQNLVVEPERDAEGEPTGFYLVTIGEGRRLAQLLRVKRKEIKKTEPIRCVIDTVNDPAEISLDENVSREDLSPADQFERFRELADNRGWGAEEIAARFGVTAHVVKQRLRLGAVSPKLMQVYRDGDLTLDQLMAFAITEDHARQEQVYENLSHNREPWIIRRDLTKTNVAATDRRAIFVGAQAYAEAGGNIIRDLFTEDRGGFYEDAALLDRLVIDKLERIASQVQEAEGWKWVSVHIDYPHAHGLRRTYPQPVQLSEDDAAAYDGAQKEYDRLSSEYESAEELPDDVDQKFGELEAEIERIDALRHVYDAQEIARSGVFVVLSHDGETRIERGFIRAEDEKPEEVDTSETVNDGVRVSGDGEIIEDSGHDEGGNLGSDLEPEDEEAEEDGKPLSDLLIRDLTAHRTLGLRLALGEQPDMALLAVTHALAAQTFYRGVDATCLEIRPTSAHLGGHADGIEDTAAGKALADRHAAWAADMPRDVAELWGFIASLDHASVMALFAHCAALTVNAVKQPWERKPCAHETADSLATAVALDMTAHWTPTVRTYLGRVTKAHILAAVREAVSNEAADRIAAMKKQPMAEAAEQLLAATGWLPPLMRTVQPAWLTDEQPDAPRADAEDAHEASEPEAFAVAAE, encoded by the coding sequence ATGACCACCAACGCAAACACCGCTCCCGTCATCGACAATGGCGCGACGGTTTTCATCCCACTCAACAAGCTCAAGAAGCACCCGAAGAACGCCCGCAAGACCCCGCATAGCGAAGCGTCCATCGAGGCGAAGGCCGCGAGCATCGCCGCCAAGGGCATCCTGCAAAATCTGGTGGTGGAGCCCGAGCGTGACGCAGAGGGCGAGCCGACCGGCTTCTATCTCGTCACCATCGGTGAAGGCCGCAGGCTGGCGCAGTTGCTGCGCGTGAAGCGCAAGGAGATCAAGAAGACCGAACCAATCCGCTGCGTGATCGACACAGTAAACGATCCGGCCGAGATCAGCCTTGACGAAAACGTGTCGCGTGAAGACCTCTCGCCTGCGGATCAGTTCGAACGATTCCGCGAGCTTGCGGACAATCGCGGATGGGGCGCGGAGGAAATCGCCGCGCGCTTCGGCGTCACGGCGCATGTGGTGAAGCAGCGGCTTCGTCTCGGCGCGGTCAGCCCCAAGCTGATGCAGGTCTATCGCGACGGCGATTTGACCTTGGACCAGTTGATGGCCTTCGCGATTACCGAGGATCACGCACGGCAGGAGCAGGTTTACGAGAACCTGTCCCATAACCGCGAGCCGTGGATCATCCGCCGCGACCTCACCAAGACCAACGTCGCGGCAACGGATCGGCGCGCGATTTTTGTCGGTGCGCAAGCCTATGCCGAGGCAGGCGGCAACATCATCCGCGACCTGTTCACCGAGGATCGCGGCGGCTTCTACGAAGACGCCGCGCTGCTGGACCGGCTTGTCATCGACAAGCTGGAGCGGATCGCATCGCAGGTGCAGGAGGCGGAAGGCTGGAAGTGGGTTTCGGTCCATATCGATTATCCCCACGCTCACGGCCTGCGCCGCACCTATCCGCAGCCGGTGCAGCTTTCCGAGGATGACGCTGCCGCCTACGACGGCGCACAGAAGGAATATGATCGGCTGTCGTCGGAATATGAGAGCGCCGAAGAACTTCCTGACGATGTCGATCAGAAGTTCGGAGAGCTTGAGGCCGAGATCGAGCGCATCGACGCCCTGCGCCATGTCTATGACGCGCAAGAGATCGCGCGCAGCGGCGTCTTCGTCGTGCTCTCCCATGACGGAGAAACCCGCATCGAACGCGGCTTCATCCGTGCCGAGGACGAGAAGCCGGAGGAAGTCGACACCAGCGAAACCGTCAATGACGGCGTTCGCGTCAGCGGCGATGGCGAGATCATCGAGGACAGCGGACACGACGAGGGCGGGAACCTTGGTTCCGACCTTGAGCCGGAAGACGAGGAAGCGGAGGAAGACGGCAAGCCGCTCTCCGATCTGCTCATCCGCGACCTCACCGCTCACCGGACGCTTGGCCTTCGCCTCGCGCTTGGCGAGCAGCCGGACATGGCCCTGCTCGCCGTCACCCATGCGCTCGCCGCGCAGACCTTCTATCGCGGCGTGGACGCCACCTGCCTCGAAATCCGCCCGACCTCCGCGCATCTTGGCGGACACGCGGACGGCATCGAGGATACGGCAGCGGGCAAGGCGCTGGCGGATCGTCATGCGGCATGGGCGGCGGATATGCCGCGCGACGTGGCGGAGTTGTGGGGCTTCATTGCCTCGCTCGACCATGCCAGCGTCATGGCGCTGTTCGCGCATTGCGCCGCACTCACCGTCAACGCGGTGAAGCAGCCATGGGAGCGCAAGCCATGCGCCCATGAGACGGCGGACAGTCTGGCGACGGCGGTAGCCCTCGACATGACGGCGCATTGGACGCCCACGGTGCGGACCTATCTCGGTCGCGTCACCAAGGCGCATATCCTCGCCGCCGTGCGCGAAGCGGTCAGCAACGAGGCGGCGGACCGCATCGCCGCCATGAAGAAGCAGCCGATGGCGGAAGCTGCCGAGCAGCTCCTTGCCGCAACGGGCTGGCTTCCGCCGCTGATGCGGACCGTGCAGCCCGCATGGTTGACGGACGAGCAGCCGGACGCGCCGCGCGCTGACGCCGAGGACGCTCACGAAGCCAGCGAGCCCGAAGCCTTCGCCGTTGCGGCGGAGTGA
- a CDS encoding DUF736 domain-containing protein: MATIGTFTKNDNGTAGFTGSVKTLTLNVKAKFVPTEGESERGPDFRIIAGNSVEFGAAWKKTARETQREYLSVKLDDPSFPAPIYASLVETEDGEGHSLIWSRRSGD; encoded by the coding sequence ATGGCGACCATCGGCACCTTCACGAAGAACGACAACGGCACAGCCGGCTTCACCGGTTCGGTCAAGACCCTGACCCTCAACGTCAAGGCCAAGTTCGTCCCCACCGAGGGCGAGAGCGAGCGCGGCCCCGACTTCCGCATCATCGCCGGCAACAGCGTCGAGTTCGGCGCAGCCTGGAAGAAGACTGCCCGCGAGACGCAGCGCGAATATCTCTCGGTCAAGCTGGACGATCCGAGCTTCCCGGCGCCGATCTACGCCAGCCTGGTCGAGACCGAGGACGGCGAAGGCCACAGCCTCATCTGGTCCCGCCGCAGCGGCGACTGA